A section of the Candidatus Binatia bacterium genome encodes:
- the ogt gene encoding O-GlcNAc transferase produces MFLAVLTAYIPALNAGFVWDDDDYVTRNPTLRTWSGLARIWFDPRALPQYYPLVHTTFWLEYRLWGLHPFGYHLVNVLLHAANAVLVWRVLALLELPGAFLAGLLFGLHPVHVESVAWVTERKNTLSGFFFLLAAWAFFRGLRSGLARQGRWFWGAGGSFVAALLSKTVTATLPVSLAVVAWAKGWWSRALVWRLVPLCLVGATLAAVTVYLETAHVGARGPDWDLSFLQRVLIASRALWFYLGCLVYPVNLAFIYPRWEISANDLAAYVPLVSSVGVGVLLAVGSRWWSPWPLVAALYFAVSLGPALGFVNVFPMRYSFVADHFQYLASIGPLALAAGLAARGYAWFVEMGRDRAANIVMTVAGLSVLVLLGGLTWRQATVYQDLETLWRDTLRKNPRAWMAHNNLGLLLLERGDVVGAEQHFRQALEAKRDDSFAKNNLGLLEAQRGNFTAALDWFRQAVEEDPTNAEAPNNLGNTLAQLGRWPEAEAGYREALRRNSRSADAWNNLANVLALQGNTAEASRAYERAIQLDPDYATAYLNYARLLAQTGRVSDARSLLKRLRRRDPANPELAQLWRVLAADSGGQLPSR; encoded by the coding sequence GTGTTCCTCGCTGTGTTGACAGCCTACATCCCAGCGTTGAACGCCGGCTTCGTTTGGGATGACGACGATTACGTGACTCGGAATCCGACGCTGCGCACCTGGTCGGGCCTCGCGCGCATCTGGTTCGATCCTCGAGCGCTGCCGCAGTACTACCCGCTGGTGCACACCACGTTTTGGCTGGAGTATCGCCTGTGGGGACTCCACCCCTTCGGATACCACTTGGTGAACGTGCTGCTGCACGCGGCGAATGCGGTGTTGGTCTGGCGCGTGCTCGCGCTGTTGGAGCTTCCCGGCGCATTCCTCGCCGGGCTCTTGTTCGGTTTGCACCCGGTACACGTGGAGTCGGTGGCCTGGGTGACGGAGCGGAAGAACACCTTGAGTGGCTTTTTCTTTTTGCTGGCGGCGTGGGCGTTTTTCCGCGGGCTACGATCGGGGCTGGCGAGACAGGGCCGTTGGTTTTGGGGGGCCGGGGGCAGCTTTGTGGCCGCACTTCTCAGTAAAACGGTCACCGCTACGTTGCCCGTGAGCCTCGCCGTCGTAGCGTGGGCCAAGGGGTGGTGGAGCCGCGCTTTGGTGTGGCGCTTGGTGCCATTGTGCCTCGTGGGAGCGACCCTGGCAGCCGTCACGGTGTATCTCGAGACCGCGCACGTGGGGGCTCGTGGGCCCGATTGGGATCTTTCGTTTCTGCAGAGAGTACTGATCGCGAGCCGCGCTCTTTGGTTTTACCTGGGGTGCTTGGTGTACCCGGTGAACCTTGCGTTCATCTACCCGCGCTGGGAGATCTCTGCGAACGACCTTGCGGCGTACGTGCCGCTGGTGTCGAGCGTCGGAGTTGGAGTTTTGCTGGCCGTGGGATCGCGTTGGTGGTCTCCGTGGCCGCTCGTTGCAGCGCTGTACTTTGCGGTCTCCCTGGGTCCCGCGCTCGGCTTCGTGAACGTGTTCCCGATGCGCTACTCTTTCGTAGCGGATCATTTCCAATACTTGGCGAGCATCGGCCCCTTGGCGCTTGCGGCTGGCCTGGCCGCGCGCGGCTACGCGTGGTTCGTCGAGATGGGGCGGGACCGAGCTGCAAACATCGTAATGACCGTGGCTGGGTTGAGCGTTCTCGTTTTGCTGGGTGGACTCACATGGAGACAAGCCACCGTTTACCAGGACCTGGAAACTCTCTGGCGCGACACGTTGCGCAAGAATCCGCGCGCTTGGATGGCGCACAATAACTTGGGTTTGCTGTTGCTCGAACGGGGCGATGTCGTGGGGGCCGAGCAACACTTCCGCCAGGCTCTGGAGGCCAAGCGGGATGATAGCTTCGCCAAGAACAACCTCGGCCTTCTCGAGGCCCAGCGGGGAAACTTCACCGCCGCGCTGGATTGGTTCCGCCAAGCGGTGGAAGAGGATCCGACCAACGCGGAGGCGCCAAACAATCTCGGCAACACTCTGGCGCAACTCGGCCGCTGGCCCGAGGCAGAGGCTGGGTATCGCGAGGCACTGCGTCGCAATTCACGCTCCGCGGATGCCTGGAACAACCTAGCCAACGTGCTGGCCTTGCAGGGCAACACTGCCGAAGCATCCCGAGCTTATGAGCGGGCGATCCAGCTCGACCCGGACTACGCGACGGCTTACTTGAATTATGCGCGGTTGCTTGCCCAGACCGGACGCGTTTCCGACGCTCGATCCCTATTGAAACGGCTTCGCAGGCGGGACCCGGCGAATCCAGAACTGGCGCAACTGTGGCGCGTGCTCGCGGCGGACTCGGGCGGCCAACTTCCGAGCCGTTAA
- a CDS encoding alcohol dehydrogenase, whose product MRAAFCPEPGKIEVRAVPTPEPAAGEVVVRVRACGICGSDLHFYSGQFPPPPVCPGHEIAGEVARVGAGVTRVREGDAVVVEPLVTCQQCSFCRSGHYQLCRQLRVLGNMVDGGFADFVRVPEYAIFPLPVRLDWAVAALAEPLAVAVHGLRIAPVQAGDCVAVLGAGTIGLLTVAAATASGASEVWVTARHPQQAEAAMKLGATRVFTGTNAYADLAVAADERAPDVVVETVGGHADTLEQALPLVRRGGCVVVLGIFSSMPRLNGILLVIKEVRVVGSMTYGRTIAGADFERALDLLAKNGPVLGQIVTHRFELEDIATAFATAADKGSGSIKVSVVAATG is encoded by the coding sequence ATGCGCGCGGCGTTTTGTCCGGAACCAGGGAAAATCGAAGTTCGCGCCGTGCCCACTCCCGAGCCGGCGGCAGGCGAAGTGGTGGTGCGCGTGCGCGCTTGCGGGATTTGCGGCAGCGACTTGCATTTTTACAGCGGCCAATTTCCGCCGCCGCCGGTTTGTCCCGGACACGAAATTGCTGGCGAGGTTGCGCGCGTGGGTGCGGGTGTCACCCGTGTGCGCGAAGGCGACGCGGTGGTCGTCGAGCCGCTAGTGACGTGCCAGCAATGTTCCTTTTGCCGCAGTGGCCATTATCAGCTCTGCCGGCAATTGCGTGTGCTGGGGAATATGGTGGACGGCGGCTTTGCCGATTTCGTGCGGGTGCCGGAGTACGCTATCTTTCCGCTGCCGGTTCGGCTCGATTGGGCTGTGGCAGCTTTGGCCGAACCGCTGGCCGTGGCGGTACACGGGTTGCGGATTGCACCGGTGCAAGCTGGCGACTGCGTAGCGGTGTTAGGAGCCGGGACTATCGGACTGCTCACAGTGGCGGCGGCAACGGCCAGTGGCGCCAGCGAAGTTTGGGTCACAGCACGCCATCCGCAGCAGGCCGAGGCGGCGATGAAGCTCGGGGCTACGCGGGTGTTTACGGGCACGAACGCGTATGCGGACCTCGCCGTGGCGGCAGACGAGCGGGCACCTGACGTGGTGGTGGAGACGGTGGGGGGGCACGCGGACACACTGGAGCAAGCCTTGCCATTGGTGCGGCGCGGCGGGTGCGTGGTGGTACTGGGGATTTTTAGTTCCATGCCGCGGCTCAACGGCATCCTGCTAGTCATCAAGGAGGTACGTGTCGTCGGATCCATGACGTACGGGCGCACAATTGCCGGCGCAGATTTCGAGCGCGCCCTCGATCTTCTCGCAAAAAACGGCCCGGTTCTTGGGCAGATCGTCACCCATCGCTTCGAGCTCGAAGACATTGCGACCGCCTTTGCCACGGCAGCAGACAAAGGGTCGGGCTCGATCAAGGTTTCTGTGGTAGCGGCGACTGGGTGA
- a CDS encoding peptidylprolyl isomerase, protein MAESRTRVVESDLPPPAELGRTERLAPRRAYWLFALGVTAGIVLAALGITRSDRERRPLPAGAIARVGDALVWRNELERTVAALAQDRKTPLTEADRALALQRIVEEELLLQRALELDLPRTDLRARRALISAVVDSVVATQENAEASDAELRRFYEANRAWFTGPDLYRVRQIWFRVDAQEEAPAAEAKAQAAYEKIRAGATFESVREQDGDPESPPLPDSLLTPGKIGELLGPTALRTVMELAAGAVSRPVRSATGYHILTVLERRSGEPPPFEEIRAQVAAEFRRRAADQALRTYLDELRARATIVLAPDAAGLVTPPGGRP, encoded by the coding sequence ATGGCCGAATCAAGAACGCGCGTGGTCGAGTCCGATTTACCTCCGCCCGCCGAGCTAGGCAGGACTGAGCGGTTGGCGCCGCGGCGCGCGTATTGGTTGTTTGCCCTTGGGGTCACTGCCGGAATCGTACTGGCGGCATTGGGAATTACGCGCTCGGATCGCGAGCGCCGCCCGCTCCCTGCAGGCGCCATCGCACGCGTGGGCGATGCGCTCGTGTGGCGGAACGAGCTCGAGCGTACCGTGGCTGCACTGGCGCAAGACCGCAAAACTCCCCTGACCGAGGCCGACCGCGCGTTGGCTTTGCAGCGGATTGTCGAGGAAGAACTCCTTCTGCAACGCGCCCTCGAGTTGGATCTGCCGCGCACCGACCTGCGCGCGCGGCGCGCCTTGATTAGCGCAGTGGTGGATTCGGTGGTGGCCACCCAGGAGAACGCCGAGGCAAGCGACGCGGAGTTGCGCCGCTTTTACGAGGCGAATCGCGCTTGGTTTACGGGTCCCGACTTGTACCGCGTGCGCCAGATTTGGTTTCGGGTGGATGCGCAGGAAGAGGCGCCGGCCGCGGAGGCGAAAGCACAGGCCGCGTACGAAAAAATCCGCGCCGGAGCGACATTCGAGTCGGTTCGGGAGCAAGACGGCGACCCGGAATCGCCTCCGCTGCCTGATAGCTTGCTCACGCCGGGGAAGATCGGCGAGCTTTTAGGTCCCACGGCGCTCCGTACCGTCATGGAACTGGCTGCCGGTGCCGTGAGCCGCCCGGTGCGCTCGGCCACCGGCTATCATATCTTGACTGTTTTGGAGCGGCGTTCGGGAGAGCCGCCACCCTTTGAGGAAATACGCGCTCAAGTTGCAGCGGAGTTTCGCCGCCGCGCGGCCGACCAAGCGTTGCGGACGTACCTCGACGAATTGCGCGCGCGGGCAACGATCGTGTTGGCTCCCGACGCCGCGGGGCTGGTAACCCCTCCGGGTGGTCGTCCATGA
- the hisF gene encoding imidazole glycerol phosphate synthase subunit HisF: MLARRIIPCLDVKDGRVVKGVNFVGLRDAGDPVEIAQRYDEEQADELTFLDITASHERRKILLDVVARTAETVFMPLTVGGGVRAIQDVRDLLNAGADKVSINTAAVQNPDLVRDAAEKFGSQCIVVAIDAKRILGSDPPRWEVYTHGGRQPAGLDAVEWAVRMVEAGAGEILLTSMDRDGTRLGYDLELTRAVVQAVPVPVVASGGVGNLEHIYEGLALAGASAALAASIFHYREFSIRECKEYLARRGVPVRL; the protein is encoded by the coding sequence GTGCTCGCGCGGCGCATTATTCCCTGCCTCGATGTCAAAGATGGGCGCGTCGTCAAAGGCGTGAACTTTGTCGGCTTGCGCGACGCCGGCGACCCGGTAGAGATCGCCCAGCGATACGACGAGGAGCAGGCCGACGAGCTCACGTTTCTGGACATTACGGCTTCGCACGAGCGGCGCAAAATTCTGCTCGATGTCGTCGCCCGCACGGCGGAAACGGTGTTCATGCCCCTCACCGTTGGCGGCGGGGTACGAGCGATTCAGGATGTGCGCGATCTGTTGAACGCGGGTGCCGACAAGGTATCCATCAACACCGCTGCCGTGCAGAACCCGGATTTGGTGCGTGATGCCGCGGAGAAATTTGGCAGCCAGTGTATCGTGGTGGCCATTGACGCCAAGCGGATTCTCGGCAGCGACCCCCCGCGTTGGGAAGTGTACACGCACGGTGGACGGCAGCCCGCGGGTTTGGATGCGGTCGAGTGGGCGGTGCGCATGGTCGAAGCCGGCGCCGGGGAGATTTTGCTGACCAGCATGGATCGCGATGGCACTCGTTTAGGCTACGATCTCGAACTCACCCGCGCCGTGGTTCAAGCTGTGCCCGTACCGGTGGTGGCTTCTGGCGGGGTGGGCAACCTAGAGCACATTTATGAAGGGCTTGCGCTTGCCGGTGCCTCTGCAGCATTGGCGGCCTCGATTTTTCACTACCGTGAATTTTCCATTCGGGAATGCAAAGAGTACCTGGCGCGCCGCGGTGTGCCGGTGCGCTTGTAA
- the hisA gene encoding 1-(5-phosphoribosyl)-5-[(5-phosphoribosylamino) methylideneamino] imidazole-4-carboxamide isomerase, producing MLRIVPAIDLKGGRCVRLLRGEWEQETVYAEDPVAVAWHWVREGAEIVHVVDLDAAVTGSNVNAGMIERLCRELPIVVEVGGGIRSLERVQELLGAGAGRVVLGTSALEHPGVVREACVRFPGRIVIGIDAREGRVAVRGWKKQSEVHALELAREVEQWGAARIVYTDIARDGTLAGVNVEATVALARAVRLPVTASGGVGSVEDVRRLREAAPPNLDEVIIGRALYSGAVTFSEARQVAQG from the coding sequence GTGCTGCGCATCGTACCCGCCATTGACCTCAAAGGTGGCCGTTGTGTCCGCCTGCTTCGCGGTGAGTGGGAGCAGGAAACGGTGTACGCCGAAGATCCGGTTGCTGTGGCTTGGCATTGGGTGAGGGAGGGAGCGGAAATCGTACATGTGGTGGACTTGGATGCGGCAGTGACCGGGAGCAACGTCAACGCTGGGATGATCGAGCGCCTGTGTCGCGAACTCCCCATTGTCGTGGAGGTGGGCGGTGGCATCCGCTCGTTGGAACGGGTTCAAGAGTTGCTCGGAGCCGGGGCCGGGCGCGTGGTGCTGGGAACATCGGCTCTCGAACATCCCGGGGTTGTGCGCGAGGCGTGCGTGCGTTTTCCGGGACGGATTGTGATCGGTATCGATGCCCGCGAGGGGCGGGTGGCGGTCCGGGGTTGGAAAAAACAGAGTGAAGTGCACGCGCTCGAGTTGGCGCGCGAGGTGGAGCAATGGGGCGCGGCGCGGATCGTGTACACCGACATTGCCCGCGATGGAACGCTTGCGGGGGTGAACGTGGAAGCGACGGTGGCCCTGGCCCGGGCGGTCCGTCTGCCGGTGACGGCTTCCGGTGGGGTCGGCTCCGTCGAGGATGTGCGCCGCTTGCGGGAGGCGGCTCCCCCCAATTTGGACGAAGTGATCATTGGCCGCGCCTTGTACAGCGGGGCGGTGACGTTTTCGGAGGCCCGGCAGGTGGCGCAAGGCTAA
- the hisH gene encoding imidazole glycerol phosphate synthase subunit HisH: MTIAIVDYGMGNLRSVQKALERVGAEALVSRDPDVIRAARGVVLPGVGAFGACMDNLQRFGLDRVVLDVLDRGVPFFGICLGMQLLFEESEEFGPVRGLGVLSGKVVRFPAHPQRPVPHMGWNQIRVRADVPHLAGVPDGSFVYFVHSYYVVPRHPEVIATTTEYGVEFASAVWRGNIFATQYHPEKSQQVGLALLRNFVALVGRGS; this comes from the coding sequence GTGACGATCGCGATCGTTGACTACGGCATGGGAAACTTGCGTTCGGTGCAGAAGGCATTGGAACGCGTGGGTGCCGAGGCGCTGGTGAGCCGTGACCCGGACGTGATTCGCGCCGCACGAGGAGTGGTACTGCCCGGCGTTGGCGCCTTCGGCGCATGCATGGACAATTTGCAGCGGTTTGGCCTGGATCGAGTCGTCCTGGATGTTCTGGATCGGGGCGTGCCGTTTTTCGGTATCTGTTTGGGCATGCAGTTGTTGTTCGAGGAAAGCGAGGAATTCGGCCCTGTGCGGGGCTTGGGCGTACTGTCCGGCAAAGTGGTACGATTTCCCGCACATCCGCAACGCCCTGTACCCCATATGGGCTGGAACCAGATTCGGGTGCGGGCCGATGTCCCTCATTTGGCTGGCGTGCCCGACGGCTCGTTCGTGTACTTCGTGCACTCCTACTACGTCGTTCCGCGCCATCCCGAGGTGATCGCGACGACCACGGAATACGGCGTAGAATTTGCGTCGGCAGTATGGCGCGGAAACATTTTTGCCACCCAGTACCACCCGGAAAAGAGCCAGCAGGTGGGCTTGGCGCTGTTACGGAATTTTGTGGCGCTGGTTGGCCGAGGATCTTAG
- the hisB gene encoding imidazoleglycerol-phosphate dehydratase → MGANPKRRATPSRRATAANGRVARVHRKTRETDIAVELNLDGRGEAHIATGIPFLDHMLETLARHAFLDLEVRAQGDLHVDQHHTVEDVGLTLGQALREALGDKHGIRRFGHALCPLDEALVQAVVDLSGRPYLSYGLQIRAARVGNFDTELVHDFMLALANQAGMNLHLHQSHGRNAHHIIEAAFKALARALDMAKQLDPRATGIPSTKGVL, encoded by the coding sequence ATGGGCGCTAATCCGAAACGACGAGCGACGCCGAGCCGCCGAGCGACGGCGGCAAACGGGCGCGTCGCGCGCGTGCACAGGAAGACACGGGAAACGGATATCGCGGTCGAACTGAACCTCGATGGCCGGGGCGAGGCGCATATTGCCACGGGCATCCCGTTTCTGGATCACATGCTGGAAACCTTGGCGCGGCACGCGTTTTTGGACCTGGAGGTGCGCGCACAGGGAGACCTGCACGTGGATCAACACCACACTGTGGAGGACGTCGGCCTCACGCTCGGCCAGGCCTTGCGCGAGGCGCTGGGCGACAAGCACGGCATTCGTCGTTTTGGCCACGCTCTTTGCCCCCTCGACGAAGCCTTAGTGCAAGCGGTGGTGGACCTGAGTGGCCGGCCGTATTTGTCCTACGGCCTGCAAATCCGTGCGGCACGGGTGGGAAACTTCGACACGGAGCTGGTCCACGACTTCATGCTGGCGCTGGCGAATCAAGCGGGCATGAACTTGCACTTGCACCAAAGCCACGGGCGGAACGCCCACCACATCATCGAGGCCGCATTCAAGGCATTGGCGCGAGCGCTGGACATGGCCAAGCAGTTGGACCCGCGCGCCACGGGAATTCCTTCGACCAAAGGAGTGCTGTGA
- the hisD gene encoding histidinol dehydrogenase, with protein MALRILLANEPNFAEAFAALRPRGVLDPKVERAARRIVDAVRARGDAAVLEAAARFDGVRLSSAEELLVPKADLERALRAIPRAARQALEQAAARIARFHRHQRDRSWQFRDRLGFTLGQRVFPLDRAGVYVPGGHAVYPSSVLMNVIPARVAGVREIVMATPSGPEGPAAAVLAAAAIAGVDRVYRVGGAQAVAALAFGTETIPKVDKIVGPGNAWVQAAKRLVFGVVDIDGIAGPSEVVVVADEHADPSYVAADLLAQAEHGSGDECALLFTPCRALALATQAEVEAQLRALPRRQAIARVLARRAAAIVVGDIEQAIALADAVAPEHLELIVRNPKQWLDKIRHAGAVFVGPWAPAPLGDYAAGPNHVLPTGGTARFFSPLGVYDFVKRSSIVQANRSALEHLAPVVTTLAELEGYEAHANAVRVRLSACPLHERKERRHGR; from the coding sequence ATGGCACTGCGGATTTTGCTTGCGAACGAGCCGAACTTTGCCGAAGCCTTTGCAGCCCTGCGCCCGCGCGGGGTGCTGGATCCTAAGGTCGAACGCGCGGCGCGGCGGATCGTGGATGCGGTGCGGGCGCGCGGGGATGCTGCCGTACTCGAGGCGGCGGCGCGTTTCGATGGCGTGCGCCTCAGCTCGGCGGAGGAACTGTTGGTCCCCAAGGCCGATCTGGAGCGCGCCTTGCGCGCGATCCCACGCGCAGCCAGACAGGCCCTCGAACAAGCGGCCGCGCGGATTGCCCGCTTTCACCGCCACCAGCGCGACCGCTCGTGGCAGTTCCGGGATCGTCTCGGATTCACGCTGGGCCAACGCGTTTTCCCTCTCGATCGCGCCGGCGTTTACGTCCCCGGGGGCCATGCCGTGTATCCGTCCTCGGTGCTCATGAACGTGATTCCTGCCCGCGTGGCCGGCGTGCGAGAAATCGTGATGGCCACGCCGAGCGGGCCCGAAGGCCCGGCGGCTGCGGTGCTGGCAGCCGCCGCAATTGCCGGTGTGGACCGAGTGTACCGGGTCGGCGGCGCGCAAGCGGTGGCTGCGCTCGCCTTTGGCACCGAGACGATCCCCAAGGTGGATAAGATTGTCGGACCGGGAAATGCCTGGGTGCAAGCGGCCAAGCGGCTCGTGTTTGGCGTGGTGGATATTGACGGCATCGCCGGGCCGAGCGAAGTCGTGGTGGTTGCCGACGAGCACGCGGATCCGAGCTATGTCGCGGCCGATTTGCTGGCGCAAGCGGAGCACGGCAGCGGTGACGAATGCGCGCTGCTGTTCACGCCATGCCGGGCATTGGCGCTGGCGACTCAGGCCGAAGTGGAAGCCCAATTGCGCGCCCTGCCGCGCCGCCAGGCCATCGCGCGAGTTCTGGCACGGCGGGCGGCCGCCATTGTCGTCGGAGATATCGAGCAGGCGATTGCGCTCGCGGATGCAGTCGCCCCGGAACATTTGGAGCTCATCGTGCGGAACCCGAAGCAGTGGCTCGACAAGATCCGCCACGCGGGTGCGGTGTTCGTCGGTCCTTGGGCTCCGGCACCGCTGGGGGACTACGCGGCCGGCCCCAATCACGTCTTGCCGACTGGCGGCACAGCGCGCTTTTTCTCGCCCCTGGGCGTGTACGACTTCGTCAAACGCTCCAGCATCGTGCAGGCGAACCGCAGCGCGCTCGAGCACCTGGCTCCTGTCGTGACCACCCTGGCCGAGCTAGAAGGATACGAGGCACATGCGAACGCGGTGCGGGTACGCTTGAGTGCGTGCCCTCTGCATGAACGGAAGGAACGACGTCATGGGCGCTAA
- the murA gene encoding UDP-N-acetylglucosamine 1-carboxyvinyltransferase, giving the protein MDSIVVRGGCRLSGEVEVEGAKNAALPILFAALLTDEPCVFRNVPEVVDVRTALRLLADLGADVQQEGTTVWVRAKHLRSIEAPYELVKTMRASFLVLGPLLARCGHARVSTPGGCAIGARPVDLHIKGLEQLGARVEVVHGYAEARCSGRLRGATVYLDVPSVGATEHLLMVACLAEGTTRIEQAAREPEVVDLAEVLCKMGARIRGAGEDILVVDGVERLHGVEHTIIPDRIEAGTFLIGAAMTQGDVFVRNARPEHLHALLLKLREAGADVTEDTGGVRVRGRQRLRSVDVKTMPYPGFPTDLQAQFMAAMTCAEGRAVITETIFENRFLHAVELNRLGADIKISGNAAVVQGVEKLSGAPVMATDLRASVSLVLAGLVAEGETEVSRVYHLDRGYFRLEQKLRALGADVERRGRQKG; this is encoded by the coding sequence ATGGACTCCATCGTTGTCCGCGGAGGATGTCGCCTGAGCGGTGAAGTCGAGGTCGAAGGGGCGAAAAATGCCGCCCTGCCGATTTTGTTTGCGGCCTTGCTTACCGATGAGCCGTGTGTGTTCCGCAACGTGCCGGAAGTGGTGGACGTGCGTACCGCGTTGCGCTTGCTGGCCGACCTCGGGGCTGACGTGCAGCAAGAAGGAACGACGGTGTGGGTGCGGGCGAAGCATCTCCGCTCGATCGAGGCCCCTTACGAGCTGGTGAAAACCATGCGCGCATCCTTCCTCGTGCTCGGCCCGCTACTGGCGCGTTGCGGTCACGCCCGGGTGAGTACCCCGGGCGGGTGCGCCATCGGGGCGCGGCCCGTGGACCTTCACATCAAGGGCCTCGAACAACTGGGGGCCCGCGTCGAGGTGGTGCACGGGTACGCGGAAGCGCGCTGTTCCGGTCGGCTGCGCGGAGCCACGGTCTATCTCGACGTTCCCTCCGTGGGCGCCACCGAGCATCTCCTCATGGTCGCCTGCTTGGCGGAAGGCACGACGCGGATCGAACAGGCAGCTCGAGAACCGGAAGTGGTGGACCTTGCCGAGGTGCTGTGCAAAATGGGGGCGCGAATTCGCGGCGCCGGGGAAGATATCCTGGTCGTGGACGGGGTGGAACGTTTGCACGGTGTGGAACATACGATCATTCCCGACCGCATCGAGGCTGGAACGTTTTTGATCGGGGCGGCCATGACCCAAGGCGACGTGTTCGTGCGCAACGCCCGGCCGGAGCACCTCCACGCCCTTCTGCTCAAGTTGCGAGAAGCGGGAGCCGACGTCACCGAAGACACCGGAGGAGTGCGGGTGCGAGGGCGGCAGCGGCTGCGCAGTGTGGACGTAAAAACCATGCCGTACCCGGGATTCCCGACCGACCTGCAAGCCCAATTCATGGCGGCGATGACCTGTGCCGAGGGCCGCGCGGTGATCACAGAAACGATTTTCGAAAATCGTTTTTTGCACGCGGTGGAACTCAATCGGCTGGGGGCCGATATCAAGATCAGCGGCAACGCCGCAGTGGTTCAAGGCGTCGAGAAACTCAGCGGTGCCCCGGTGATGGCGACCGACCTCCGTGCCAGCGTATCGCTGGTCTTGGCGGGCTTGGTTGCCGAAGGCGAAACCGAAGTGAGCCGCGTGTATCATCTCGACCGCGGGTATTTCCGCCTCGAGCAGAAACTGCGCGCGCTCGGGGCAGATGTGGAACGGCGCGGAAGACAGAAGGGATGA
- the prmC gene encoding release factor glutamine methyltransferase produces MRAADLEAGSLQASVLTLRNWLAAATALLDNVGVRDARIAAEWLAMAALGMDRAGLYARLGETLSVEAAARLSVWLDRCRAREPVAYIVGEREFWSRAFTITPAVLVPRPETEHVVEAAVDCFPEGRTGEAVRVCDVGTGSGCIAVSLACEWPRAFVLATDVSLPALRVARRNAQRHGVVDRMYFVCSHALDGLSPASLDLVVANPPYLTTEEWNRAEPELRWEPRLALDGGADGLDVVRAIVEGARRALRPGGWLILEVGATQAQRVEALLREAGMERGFVRHDLAGWPRVIAARN; encoded by the coding sequence ATGAGAGCGGCCGACCTGGAAGCGGGAAGCCTCCAAGCGAGCGTGCTCACCCTTCGCAATTGGCTGGCGGCGGCAACAGCGCTGTTGGACAATGTCGGGGTGCGCGATGCCCGCATCGCCGCCGAGTGGCTGGCGATGGCCGCCCTGGGGATGGACCGTGCCGGACTGTATGCGCGGCTGGGCGAGACACTCTCGGTGGAAGCAGCGGCGCGACTGTCTGTTTGGCTCGATCGCTGCCGAGCGCGCGAGCCGGTTGCTTACATCGTCGGCGAACGAGAGTTTTGGTCGCGTGCGTTCACGATCACGCCGGCTGTGCTGGTCCCTCGCCCGGAAACGGAGCACGTGGTCGAGGCTGCGGTGGATTGCTTTCCCGAGGGCCGAACAGGTGAAGCCGTGCGCGTGTGCGATGTCGGCACTGGCAGCGGCTGCATTGCCGTGAGCTTGGCGTGCGAGTGGCCGCGAGCGTTCGTGCTCGCGACCGACGTGTCCCTCCCCGCCCTACGAGTGGCGCGGCGGAACGCGCAGCGGCATGGCGTTGTGGATCGAATGTACTTCGTTTGTTCGCACGCGCTCGATGGACTATCGCCGGCGAGCTTGGATTTGGTGGTGGCCAACCCTCCGTACCTCACGACGGAGGAATGGAACCGGGCGGAGCCCGAGCTGCGGTGGGAGCCCCGGCTGGCGCTGGACGGCGGCGCCGATGGTCTCGATGTGGTGCGTGCCATTGTCGAAGGTGCACGGCGCGCGCTGCGCCCCGGCGGGTGGTTGATCCTCGAAGTGGGCGCAACGCAAGCGCAGCGGGTCGAGGCGTTGTTGCGCGAGGCTGGGATGGAGCGCGGGTTCGTGCGGCACGACCTCGCCGGTTGGCCGCGCGTGATCGCTGCGAGGAACTGA